GTTGTTATAGATAAAGGCTACAAGCAATAACAGCAGGTTCAATGCGAGGAAGCCCAGGCCGCGTTGTGTCGGCAGAATAAAGATGCGTCGGTGATTCAGCGCCACAGATTCATCGCTGGCTTTTTCACCAGAGATAAATCGGCTGCGGCGCCAACGTTCATTGAATGATATTGAACTCAATGGATTGCCACTTTTTCTAACAAGGGCGCAACGATGGTTTCCGAATGGCTGTGGCCGGATCTCAAACGATGGCCGGCCACGGCGGCCAGCACGGCCTGGATATCTTCCGGAATAACCGCATCACGGCTGTGCATAAAAGCCCAGGCTTTGGCGGCGGTAAGCAGCGCTAACCCGGCGCGTGGGGACAATCCGCAATGATAGTCCGGCGATTCGCGCGTATAGGCGATAATGGCCTGCAAATAATCCAGCAAGGCAGGAGAGGCATAAACTTGCGTGACAGCCTGCTGCATTTGCGACAGTTGTTCGGGAGGCAAGCGAACTTCAAGCGACTCGATCAGGCTGTGCCGGCTTTTGCCGGTCAGCAGGGCTCTTTCGGCGTCAGGATCAGGGTAACCGAGTTCTATACGCATCAGGAACCGGTCCAGTTGCGATTCGGGCAGAGGAAACGTGCCTACCTGATGCGATGGGTTTTGTGTGGCAATAACGAAAAAAGGTTGCGGTAATTCATAGGTCTTGCCTTCAATCGTAACTTGGCGTTCTTCCATCGCTTCCAACAGCGCGCTTTGCGCTTTGGGCGTAGAACGGTTAATTTCATCGGCCAATATCATTTGATTAAAAATCGGGCCGGCATGAAACTTAAACGCGTGGTTTCGGGTATCAAAGATTGAGCTGCCGAGAATGTCGGCCGGCAATATATCGCTGGTAAATTGTATACGTTGATAATTCAACCCAAGCAGTGTCGCCATCGTATGAGCCAGCGTAGTCTTGCCGACGCCGGGCATGTCTTCGATCAACAGATGGCCGCGCGCTAGCAGGCAGCACAATGCAAGGCGGATTTGGCGTTGCTTGCCGAGAATAATTTGATTGGCTGAATCCAGTAGCTGATTGATTGCATTTTGCATAAGTGGTGATACATGCTGGGTTGAATGAGGTCTTATACGGTAAAGCCTGTTTTGTAGTATAGAGCAAGCTTCTGATTTAAGCAGGATTCAAAGCGAAGAAGCAAGGATTTATATGAAAGAGTACGAAGAAATACGCAAAAATCTGATAGAAATGCTGGAAGATCTGGATGCGCGTCTGGCCAAAATTACCGACCATGTCAAACATGCGGATGAGCCTTTGGAAAAGGACTTTGCCGAACAGGTGACGCAGAAGGAAGAGGATGAAGTACAGGATTATTTGGGCAACGTGACCCGGACGGAAATAGAAAAGGTCAAGCAGGCCATTGCCAGAATAGACAGCGGCGAATACGGCATTTGTGTTGTTTGCGGGGAACCGATCAATAAGGAGCGGCTGAAAGCCTTGCCTTATTCCACTATGTGCATCAAGTGCGCCAGCCAAAAAGCGGATCAGTCCAGAAGACGCTAAGAGCAATTGATGAATTGAAACAAGAGGTTTTTCCGATAGCACTGAACAATGTTATTGGAAAAACCTCCTGTTTTGCATGCTTGGCTTTACGGCTGTATTTGCTTTTATCCCGAAAGGTTTGCGCCTTATTGAACTGATGCGCGAACTTCGCGACAGGATTTTGCATTGGCAGCGTTTCAAGTTCGCTCCGATTTTTACGTTTTTTCATGATTTTCCCCTTATAATAGAGTAGAGTTTGTATAATATATACAACGCATTATTATAGCTTTTATTAGAGTACATAACGCTTGTGAAATTCAAAAAAGATTTTGATGTCATTGTAGTCGGCGGTGGTCATGCGGGTACCGAAGCTGCGCTGGCGGCGGCCCGTTGCGGCGTGAAAACACTGTTGTTGACGCAAAATATCGACACCCTCGGGCAGATGAGCTGCAACCCCGCTATCGGCGGTATCGGTAAGGGCCATCTGGTTAAAGAAGTGGATGCGCTGGGTGGGATTATGGCGCAGGCCATTGACCTCGGCGGCATTCAGTTCCGTACCCTGAACGCCAGCAAAGGCCCTGCGGTCAGAGCCACGCGCGCTCAGGCTGACCGTAAACTCTATAAGCAGGCGGTCAGAAGCGCGCTCGAAAATCAGCCCAACCTGTCCATATTTCAGCAGACCGTATCCGATCTGATGGTGGAAGGCGACAGAGTGGTCGGCGTTAAAACCCAGATGGGCTTGAGCTTTGCAGCCAGAGCCGTGGTCTTGACGGCCGGGACTTTTTTGGCCGGCAAAATCCACATCGGTCTGGAAAATTACAGCGGCGGCCGGGCCGGCGATGCGGCCTCGATTGCCCTGGCCGAGCGCCTGCGCGAATTGCCCTTCCGCATCGACCGCTTGAAGACCGGCACGCCGCCGCGCATCGACGGCCGCACGATCGATTTCAGCAAGCTGGAAGTGCAGCACGGCGATGATCCGGTGCCGGTGTTCTCCTTTCTCGGCAAGCGCGAACAGCATCCGCAGCAAGTGCCCTGCCATATTACGCGCACCAACGGCAGGACCCACGATATCATCCGTTCCGGTCTGGACCGTTCGCCGCTGTATTCGGGCATCATAGAAGGCATCGGTCCGCGGTATTGCCCGTCCATTGAAGACAAAATCGTGCGTTTTGCCGACCGGGATTCGCATCAGATTTTTGTCGAGCCGGAAGGGTTGGATACGCATGAAATCTATCCGAACGGCATCTCCACCAGCCTGCCTTTCGATGTCCAGTATGAACTCGTGCGTTCGATGCTGGGCTTTGAGAATGCGGAGATCTTGCGCCCCGGCTATGCCATCGAATATGACTTTTTCGATCCCAGGGATCTGAAATTCTCGCTGGAAACCAAGCATATGCAGGCGTTGTTTTTCGCGGGACAGATCAACGGCACGACCGGTTATGAAGAAGCGGCTGCGCAGGGACTGATCGCCGGCCTTAATGCGGCGCGTCTGGTGCAGGGAATGGAGAGTTGGTGCCCAGGGCGCGATGAGGCTTATATCGGCGTCATGATCGACGATCTGATCACGCGGGGCACGCAAGAGCCGTATCGTATGTTTACCAGCCGGGCCGAATACCGGTTATTGTTGCGCGAAGACAATGCCGATCTGCGCTTGACGGAGAAAGGCCGTGAACTCGGATTAGTCGGCGATGAGCGCTGGCAGGCTTTCGAAACCAAGCGCGAAGCCATCGGCAGGTTGCAGGGCGACCTGAAGAAGCGCTGGATCAGGGCTGAAACAGAGGAAGCCGAGCAGGTTGCCGAATACTGGGGCAAGCCTTTGGTACGCGAAAGCAACTTGATGGACTTATTGCGCCGGCCGGAAGTCGACATCAACCGGCTGCTGTCGTTTTTAGGCATTGATGAGGCCATTCCGGATCAGGTTGCCGAGCAGGTTGAAATTCAGGCCAAATATGCCGGTTACATAGACAGGCAGCAAACGGAGATAGACAAAGCGCTGCGCTACGATCACCTGCGGCTGCCCGAGGCAATTGACTATAAAGGCGTGCCGGGCCTTTCCAATGAAGTCAGCGAAAAGCTTAAGAATCACCGGCCTGAGACTTTAGGACAGGCATCGCGCATTCCCGGTATTACGCCGGCTGCCATTTCGCTGTTGTTGGTTTATCTGAAGAAGAAAAGCGCCTGATGGATGCCTGTCGTGAAATTCTTACTGCCGGGCTGGAGTCTTTGCGTCTATCCATTGATGAGGATAAGATCGAGCGTCTGCTTGGCTTTATAAAACTGATTGAAAAGTGGAATAAAGCCTATAATCTGACCGCGATTCGCAACAGGGAAGAAATGGTTCGGCTGCATTTGCTCGATAGCCTGGCTGTTCTTGATTTTGTCGAAGGCCAGCGCGTGATCGATATCGGAACCGGTGCCGGGCTGCCCGGTATTCCATTGGCAATCTGCCTGCCTGAAATCGAGTTTGTCCTGCTGGACAGCAATGCGAAAAAAACCCGGTTCGTGCAGCAGGCGATTTTGGAATTAAAGCTTAAAAATGTAACCGTTTGTCACAGTCGCGTGGAACAGTATCGTCCTGAGAACAGATTCAATACCGTGATCACGCGCGCATTTGCCGACTTGCCAACCATTGTCGAATTAACCGGGCATCTGCTCGGCAAGGGCGGTATTGTGCTGGCAATGAAAGGTCAAAGCCCGGATGCGGAATTGGAGCACATGCCGCAAAAAACAACGGTGATCCCTGTACAAGTTCCGGGAATAGAAGCTGAAAGATGTCTGGTTCGAATAGAATCTCTAGAATAGACTGAGGTAAAGAAGTAGTGGCAAAAGTAATAGCCGTAACCAACCAAAAAGGCGGCGTGGGTAAAACAACCAGCAGCGTCAATCTGGCCGCATCGTTGGCAGCTTTAAAGCGGCGCGTGCTGCTGGTGGATCTTGATCCGCAGGGTAATGCAGCCATGGGCTGCGGCGTTGACAAGCAGGACGTCAGCTATTCCAGTTACGATTTATTGATGGAAGATGTGCCGGTAGCGGAAACGGTGATTAATATGCCGACTATCGGTTTTTCGATTATCCCAGGCAATGCCGATTTGACCGCCGCGGAAGTGCAGTTGATGAAGGCGGAGCGCAAGGAACAACGTCTTGCCGATGCGCTAATACAAATTAAAGGACAATATGATTATATTTTGATCGATTGTCCGCCGTCCTTGAATATGCTGACGTTGAATGCGATGGTGGCGGCAGATAGCCTGTTGATTCCGATGCAATGTGAATATTATGCCCTGGAAGGCTTATCCGCATTGATGAGCACGCTAAAAAACATTCAGGAAACCGTCAATCCGGAATTGCATCTGGAAGGTATAGTGCGCACGATGTTTGATGACAGAAACCGCCTGACCAAGGATGTTTCAGAGCAATTGATCCGATATTTCGGCGATCAGGTATTTCGGACCTGCATACCGAGGAATATCCGTTTGGCCGAAGCGCCAAGCCATGGCGTGCCGGTATTGACTTATGATAAAACATCGCGCGGCGCCAAGTCCTATATGGCATTGGCAAATGAAATGATCAAAAAAGAAAAAAATAAGTCATGACTTCGAAAAAACGTGGACTGGGTAGAGGATTGGAAGCCTTGCTGGTTGATGTGCCTGCCAAGGACGATCGTGAGGATGTAGCGGATATCTCCTCAAGCATGCAGGAGGTAGAGCGCCTCAAGGCGCAATTGTCAGCGACAGTAGGGAAGCAGGAGGTAGAGCAACGCAGGGAGCAGTTGCCGACGACTGCAGGGAAGCAGGAGCTAGAGCAACGCAGGGAGCAGTTGCCGACGACTGCAGGGAAGCAGGAGCTAGAGCAACGCAGGGAGCAGTTGCCGAGA
This is a stretch of genomic DNA from Methylobacter sp. YRD-M1. It encodes these proteins:
- a CDS encoding AAA family ATPase encodes the protein MQNAINQLLDSANQIILGKQRQIRLALCCLLARGHLLIEDMPGVGKTTLAHTMATLLGLNYQRIQFTSDILPADILGSSIFDTRNHAFKFHAGPIFNQMILADEINRSTPKAQSALLEAMEERQVTIEGKTYELPQPFFVIATQNPSHQVGTFPLPESQLDRFLMRIELGYPDPDAERALLTGKSRHSLIESLEVRLPPEQLSQMQQAVTQVYASPALLDYLQAIIAYTRESPDYHCGLSPRAGLALLTAAKAWAFMHSRDAVIPEDIQAVLAAVAGHRLRSGHSHSETIVAPLLEKVAIH
- a CDS encoding TraR/DksA family transcriptional regulator, which produces MKEYEEIRKNLIEMLEDLDARLAKITDHVKHADEPLEKDFAEQVTQKEEDEVQDYLGNVTRTEIEKVKQAIARIDSGEYGICVVCGEPINKERLKALPYSTMCIKCASQKADQSRRR
- a CDS encoding DUF7230 family protein, with the translated sequence MKKRKNRSELETLPMQNPVAKFAHQFNKAQTFRDKSKYSRKAKHAKQEVFPITLFSAIGKTSCFNSSIALSVFWTDPLFGWRT
- the mnmG gene encoding tRNA uridine-5-carboxymethylaminomethyl(34) synthesis enzyme MnmG; translation: MKFKKDFDVIVVGGGHAGTEAALAAARCGVKTLLLTQNIDTLGQMSCNPAIGGIGKGHLVKEVDALGGIMAQAIDLGGIQFRTLNASKGPAVRATRAQADRKLYKQAVRSALENQPNLSIFQQTVSDLMVEGDRVVGVKTQMGLSFAARAVVLTAGTFLAGKIHIGLENYSGGRAGDAASIALAERLRELPFRIDRLKTGTPPRIDGRTIDFSKLEVQHGDDPVPVFSFLGKREQHPQQVPCHITRTNGRTHDIIRSGLDRSPLYSGIIEGIGPRYCPSIEDKIVRFADRDSHQIFVEPEGLDTHEIYPNGISTSLPFDVQYELVRSMLGFENAEILRPGYAIEYDFFDPRDLKFSLETKHMQALFFAGQINGTTGYEEAAAQGLIAGLNAARLVQGMESWCPGRDEAYIGVMIDDLITRGTQEPYRMFTSRAEYRLLLREDNADLRLTEKGRELGLVGDERWQAFETKREAIGRLQGDLKKRWIRAETEEAEQVAEYWGKPLVRESNLMDLLRRPEVDINRLLSFLGIDEAIPDQVAEQVEIQAKYAGYIDRQQTEIDKALRYDHLRLPEAIDYKGVPGLSNEVSEKLKNHRPETLGQASRIPGITPAAISLLLVYLKKKSA
- the rsmG gene encoding 16S rRNA (guanine(527)-N(7))-methyltransferase RsmG, which gives rise to MDACREILTAGLESLRLSIDEDKIERLLGFIKLIEKWNKAYNLTAIRNREEMVRLHLLDSLAVLDFVEGQRVIDIGTGAGLPGIPLAICLPEIEFVLLDSNAKKTRFVQQAILELKLKNVTVCHSRVEQYRPENRFNTVITRAFADLPTIVELTGHLLGKGGIVLAMKGQSPDAELEHMPQKTTVIPVQVPGIEAERCLVRIESLE
- a CDS encoding ParA family protein, encoding MAKVIAVTNQKGGVGKTTSSVNLAASLAALKRRVLLVDLDPQGNAAMGCGVDKQDVSYSSYDLLMEDVPVAETVINMPTIGFSIIPGNADLTAAEVQLMKAERKEQRLADALIQIKGQYDYILIDCPPSLNMLTLNAMVAADSLLIPMQCEYYALEGLSALMSTLKNIQETVNPELHLEGIVRTMFDDRNRLTKDVSEQLIRYFGDQVFRTCIPRNIRLAEAPSHGVPVLTYDKTSRGAKSYMALANEMIKKEKNKS